CCATCAGATTGACGCGAATGAGTATCGCAAAAGTGAGACTCACACTGCTCATCTTGCGGCGTGAGTTTGCGGGTGTGAGAGATCTCCTCTACCTCCCAAAAACGTTGAATTTCCTCGGCGAGAGGCCTTAAACTTGTGCAATGAAGTACGGTAATATTAACGGAGGATCGTCCCGCCGGCGAATTAGCATCCGACACTAGCGGCCCGGAAATGACCCATCCAAATATCGTTTCTTGCGCGATAGGCTGTCCAGCTTCACCCTTTCGGACGCCACTTTGAATAACATCGTTATAGATATCCGCGCCAATCAAAATGTTAATTGGATCGGAACTGCTCGGGTTCGTGTCTGCCCAGGTTAAATCGGAGAGATGTGCGAGGCATGATGAATCGGCATCGCATCGAGGCGCGTATGCCGTCAAGGAATCGAGAATGTACGCAGTGGTACACAGAGATGGATTGTCTGAGTCGCGCGGAGCGATTATGATTGACGCCGCGTGGCGTACTTTACCTACGTGAGTGCCGCCGACGGCCGAAATTGAGATTGACATCCGAATGCGTTTTGCGTACAAAGATTGAGCTAAATGCCCTGATATGAACGTGGCTTGAGAGCCTTGGTCGAGCAGGGCTCTTACCGTCGCTACGCGACCGGAGGAAACTTTCACCCTAACCCATGCAGTGGCTAAAAGAACTTGTGAATTACGACTATGTTGCGCGGCGGCAAATAGCGAAAGTACCTCGACCTTCGGTGTGCTTGATGGGGACGCTTGCGACGCTGATGGCGTTATCGTCGTTGAATCAGAGCTTGTCTCCGCATCAACGTGAAGCGCTGAATGATGCCTCTGATTGCACGAGCGGCACGCGTACTTACTTTTACAATCCCGTACCGAGTGATTGCTACTCATGCAATTGAAGCAACGTTTGAAACGTTTAACGATTTCTTGACGCTGCAGCGGATTCTTCGCGACGAATTCTGGGCACAGATTCAAATAATGACGCGCTTTGCAAAGCGGACAAGCCGACGGAGAACTCGCGGAAGCCGTGGCGACATTGACATGCGATGAATTCGCAGATTTCGACGCAGGTTTATGAGAGGAAGTCGGCGAGCACTCCTCAAGCGCGCGAATACGAgatgttacaaattttttgagatcTGCGAACGCCGGCGGCGAGTCGACATTGCTCGTTTGGAGATTCCACGCTTTACGTGTCGCAGCATCTAATTTTTGAGTCAAAAGATGAACGAGAAAGTCGTTCCATAGATCTTCCGGAGATCgattcaattttcttaaagatGAGACtgcgatatttattttatcgtgcAACGTCTGTAAGTCGGAAGCAGATTCGCGACTGAGTGCCGACAGGCCGAGCAACGTGGACAGATGATTAGTGAGGAGACGTCGTTTATTTTCGAAACGAGCCTTTAAGGTGTTCCACGCGATCTGAAAATTATCCGCAGTAATCGCAATGTTCGCGATGGTCTCGAGCGCGCGGCCTTTCAACGACGACGAGAGATAATGCATCCGCGTGAAATTGCTCAGATCAGTATTATCAACGATTAGCGCAAcgaatcgatcgcgaaatGTCTCCCATTCCGAATAATTTCCGTCGAAAGGCGGTAGGCGAATGGGCGGAAGGTGAGAAAGCGAAGTCGCGGACGCGAGTTGACTCGAATGCCCGAAGTCAAGAGAGTGGTGCGGACTCACAGGAGGCTCAATTTCTGCAAGACATTCGCTCATGTAGTCCAGTGCGGCGTTGTAGATTTCCTCGGTTTTCTCGAACTGCTCCTTGACGAAGTAGTCCAACGTAGTTCTAGTCGAGGCGGGGGTGGAAGCCGACAGCCTGGCGTGATTTCCTTGATAGGGAGCCCAGAGCTCCTTGAGGGATGAGATTCTCGATCGGATCTTCGCCACCGTATAGTTCGCTCGCCCGAGCTTCTTAAAATTGTCGAGCGCTCGCTCAATCGAGCGTTGCAACACGAGTTGATTCTCCATCAGTTCCGTCATGATGAGACAGAATTCCGGAGCTGCTTGATTCCTCCACACGCACTCAcgatccggctcgaaggaccagctTCTTTATGTATGAGAAAGCGCGCGAGTCGCAATTGTTTCGAGATGTCAATTGCACTCGCCAGAGGATTCGCCGGAACGGCCCAGCGCTGAGCCCGGAGTGCGCGTGACGCGATT
This genomic window from Temnothorax longispinosus isolate EJ_2023e unplaced genomic scaffold, Tlon_JGU_v1 HiC_scaffold_350, whole genome shotgun sequence contains:
- the LOC139824396 gene encoding uncharacterized protein, with translation MTELMENQLVLQRSIERALDNFKKLGRANYTVAKIRSRISSLKELWAPYQGNHARLSASTPASTRTTLDYFVKEQFEKTEEIYNAALDYMSECLAEIEPPVSPHHSLDFGHSSQLASATSLSHLPPIRLPPFDGNYSEWETFRDRFVALIVDNTDLSNFTRMHYLSSSLKGRALETIANIAITADNFQIAWNTLKARFENKRRLLTNHLSTLLGLSALSRESASDLQTLHDKINIAVSSLRKLNRSPEDLWNDFLVHLLTQKLDAATRKAWNLQTSNVDSPPAFADLKKFVTSRIRALEECSPTSSHKPASKSANSSHVNVATASASSPSACPLCKARHYLNLCPEFVAKNPLQRQEIVKRFKRCFNCMSSNHSVRDCKSKYACRSCNQRHHSALHVDAETSSDSTTITPSASQASPSSTPKVEVLSLFAAAQHSRNSQVLLATAWVRVKVSSGRVATVRALLDQGSQATFISGHLAQSLYAKRIRMSISISAVGGTHVGKVRHAASIIIAPRDSDNPSLCTTAYILDSLTAYAPRCDADSSCLAHLSDLTWADTNPSSSDPINILIGADIYNDVIQSGVRKGEAGQPIAQETIFGWVISGPLVSDANSPAGRSSVNITVLHCTSLRPLAEEIQRFWEVEEISHTRKLTPQDEQCESHFCDTHSRQSDGRYIVRLPFKRSPPPEIGRSRLTAERLFNSLSRRFRSNSELEKDYDEFMREYETLGHMRRAPSADRTHDPCVYIPHHPVIRETSLTTRLRVVFNASSLTSNGTSLNDHLLAGPKLQTDLPAIILQWRQFKFVYTADIAKMYRQILIDPQDLDYQRILWKGDPSEGPVDYQLLTVTYGMNCAPYLALRTIQCLADDEGHRFPRAVTILRKQTYVDDVLFGGDDIALVRESRDQLVALLRCGKFELRKWASNSPILLADIDPSDHGLAITKQIAIDDQLKVLGIAWNPSRDVFQFKVSLESSTPQSKRAILSAIARLYDPLGWVTPVTVSAKIIMQQLWGVQIEWDDRIPDSLLYKWSMIYAKLSHLNDLQINRWTGVTAEASHAELHGFADASTLAYAAAVYLKVTSATGQVSISLLAGKSKIAPISPLTVPRLELSAALLLTRLINVVRNSLSIKSIPVTCWTDSTIVLAWLRSHPSRWKVFVANRVHEIQSNLPDADWRHVPTQDNPADCASRGLYGDELLAHSLWWHGPSWLEKTKEEWPEEPPLKSTDSQIEEKIVVSHIAKPHAQWDLQSRYSSWPKLIRITAYILKFIHALRRYKGDNQSMQSPGHALSSVECNLAKTFWIKQIQAELYSDEISKLIKNQTVAAKSSIVTLSPFLDQSGVVR